The following are from one region of the Thiocapsa rosea genome:
- a CDS encoding pilin, with product MIVVAIIGILAAVAVPAYRDYAIRAKVSEVLLEVGKVKTDLSLFYSDHGRFPVGPDADVGTDERKQFKISPEDKHPSIRVLAVHGVGACNRKAGCPKTRMEVQLRRSVYNGIGGDANSQLRLEGHGGPSGGVVTWLCGPRDVQPLRLEWLPATCRHPPT from the coding sequence ATGATCGTCGTGGCGATCATCGGGATCCTCGCCGCTGTCGCGGTGCCTGCGTACCGGGATTATGCGATTCGCGCGAAGGTCTCCGAGGTTCTCCTCGAGGTCGGCAAGGTTAAGACAGATTTAAGCCTTTTCTATTCCGACCATGGGCGCTTCCCGGTCGGTCCGGATGCAGATGTCGGCACTGACGAGCGCAAGCAGTTCAAGATCTCTCCGGAAGACAAACATCCCAGCATTCGCGTTCTGGCGGTCCACGGAGTCGGAGCCTGCAATCGCAAAGCTGGCTGCCCGAAGACCCGGATGGAGGTGCAGCTGCGGCGCTCCGTCTACAACGGCATCGGCGGCGATGCGAACAGTCAGTTGCGCCTCGAAGGGCATGGTGGACCGAGCGGTGGCGTTGTGACCTGGCTTTGCGGACCACGTGATGTCCAACCGCTAAGATTGGAATGGCTGCCCGCGACCTGTCGGCATCCACCGACTTGA
- a CDS encoding transposase — protein sequence MPRIGRVVLPNYPHHVVQRGHNKQVVFVEEADYRYYLNTLEAFKALYDVQVYAFCLMTNHVHLILQPGEAIAGLGQLMKRLAGRQTRFVNRQDARSGTLWEGRYKSSPIETDAYLLACCRYVELNPVRARMTDAPASYPWSSYRRHVGADDTLDWLDIDPCYEALGSTASERAARYREFARGAIPQGEWTLIREAVQRGQLTGGQRFADQVEAILSRRIENRRRGRPCKPVGPGEVGGK from the coding sequence ATGCCGAGAATCGGTCGCGTGGTGCTTCCGAACTATCCGCATCACGTGGTGCAGCGCGGCCACAACAAGCAGGTGGTGTTTGTCGAAGAAGCGGATTATCGGTACTACCTCAACACCCTGGAGGCGTTCAAGGCCCTCTACGACGTTCAGGTTTACGCGTTCTGTTTGATGACAAACCACGTTCACTTGATCCTGCAGCCCGGCGAGGCGATCGCCGGTCTCGGGCAACTCATGAAACGCCTGGCGGGGCGGCAGACGCGCTTCGTCAACCGTCAGGACGCACGGTCGGGAACCCTCTGGGAAGGACGCTACAAATCCAGCCCGATCGAGACCGATGCCTATTTGCTGGCCTGTTGCCGATACGTCGAGCTCAACCCGGTGCGCGCCCGCATGACCGATGCGCCGGCGTCTTATCCCTGGTCGAGTTATCGCCGACACGTCGGCGCAGACGACACCCTCGACTGGCTCGATATCGATCCGTGTTACGAAGCGCTGGGCTCTACGGCCTCCGAGCGAGCCGCGCGTTATCGGGAGTTCGCGCGCGGCGCGATTCCGCAAGGGGAGTGGACGCTGATCCGCGAGGCTGTGCAACGTGGACAACTCACCGGAGGACAACGGTTCGCGGATCAAGTGGAGGCCATCCTCAGCCGGCGAATCGAGAATCGTAGACGCGGACGACCTTGCAAGCCGGTTGGTCCTGGCGAGGTGGGCGGAAAATAA
- a CDS encoding HigA family addiction module antitoxin yields the protein MIPINGLRPVHPGEILREDFLIPLGMSVNALAHALRVPATRLHEIVKERRAITPDTALRLARYFGGDAQSWLNLQACFDLKTAELRLRDVIEREVEPREAA from the coding sequence ATGATTCCCATCAATGGCCTCAGGCCAGTGCATCCGGGTGAGATTCTGCGCGAGGACTTTCTGATACCACTGGGGATGAGCGTCAACGCCTTGGCGCACGCTTTGCGCGTGCCGGCTACCCGTCTGCATGAGATCGTCAAGGAACGGCGCGCGATCACTCCCGATACTGCTTTGCGGCTCGCGCGCTACTTCGGCGGTGATGCGCAATCGTGGCTGAATCTTCAGGCCTGTTTCGATCTGAAGACCGCGGAACTGAGGTTACGCGACGTGATCGAACGCGAGGTCGAGCCGCGCGAGGCAGCTTGA
- a CDS encoding type II toxin-antitoxin system RelE/ParE family toxin has product MIKSFRCKDTAKLFAGQSPQHFRAFQRVAERKLTQLHAAITLEFLRSPPGNRLEALSGDRTGQHSIRINGQWRLCFIWRDGDAYEVEIVDYH; this is encoded by the coding sequence ATGATCAAATCGTTTCGCTGCAAGGACACCGCCAAGCTGTTCGCCGGCCAAAGCCCGCAACACTTTCGCGCTTTCCAACGTGTTGCGGAGCGCAAACTGACGCAACTTCACGCCGCCATAACCCTCGAGTTTCTGCGCAGCCCACCAGGCAACCGTTTGGAAGCCTTGAGCGGAGATCGCACGGGACAGCACAGCATACGTATCAATGGCCAATGGCGCCTGTGCTTCATTTGGCGCGATGGCGATGCTTACGAAGTCGAGATCGTGGACTACCACTGA
- a CDS encoding pilin, protein MKKQQSGFTLIELMIVVAIIGILAAIALPAYQDYTGRAQLSEGMSLAGGLKTSVAEAYSLTGNLTGLNSDSNGIPAAVEKDVGKYADAVSVTNGIIEVKMQKDGVASCASEATVTLAPSDAGGVAQPLVWDCSTTAKCAPSSCPTKAKS, encoded by the coding sequence ATGAAAAAGCAGCAATCCGGTTTTACACTTATCGAGCTGATGATCGTCGTGGCGATCATTGGTATTTTGGCGGCGATTGCTTTGCCGGCTTATCAGGATTATACGGGGCGTGCTCAGTTGAGTGAGGGAATGAGCTTAGCCGGTGGTTTGAAAACGAGTGTAGCTGAAGCTTACAGTTTGACTGGAAACTTGACAGGCCTTAATAGCGACTCAAATGGTATCCCAGCAGCAGTTGAAAAAGATGTAGGGAAGTATGCAGACGCGGTCTCAGTCACCAATGGAATCATCGAGGTTAAGATGCAGAAAGATGGTGTAGCTTCTTGTGCTTCAGAAGCGACTGTGACACTGGCACCAAGCGACGCAGGCGGCGTGGCTCAACCACTTGTTTGGGATTGCTCAACCACCGCCAAGTGCGCACCTAGTTCTTGCCCAACTAAAGCAAAGAGTTAG
- a CDS encoding Rpn family recombination-promoting nuclease/putative transposase — protein MLARDTARRIFQVEIQLLVFPRYLAPRILYAWADLYSQQLHSGQDYDALRPTYTIWILDQTLFVERPEYAHRYCLRDDLGRRLVDHGAIRLFELSKFQLARVETDAERWLKFLKDGEHLDPEHLPEWMQHPIMRQAMSILSRFSEKERDYHRYQSRQEALRVQRSIQRALDEARAATEAERQAKEAALQDKEAALAEVARLKALLQQQTDR, from the coding sequence TTGCTGGCCCGCGACACGGCCCGGCGGATCTTTCAGGTCGAGATCCAGCTCCTGGTCTTCCCCCGCTACCTGGCCCCGCGCATCCTCTATGCCTGGGCCGATCTCTACAGCCAGCAACTGCACAGCGGGCAGGACTACGACGCGCTCCGGCCGACCTATACGATCTGGATCCTCGACCAGACCCTCTTTGTCGAGCGACCGGAGTATGCTCACCGCTACTGTCTGCGCGACGACCTGGGGCGCCGGCTCGTCGACCACGGCGCCATCCGGCTCTTCGAGTTGAGCAAATTCCAGCTCGCGCGGGTCGAAACAGACGCCGAACGTTGGCTAAAATTCCTCAAGGACGGTGAACACCTCGATCCCGAGCATCTCCCCGAGTGGATGCAGCATCCCATCATGAGGCAGGCCATGAGCATCTTAAGCCGCTTTTCCGAGAAAGAGCGCGACTACCATCGCTATCAGTCCCGACAGGAGGCGCTGCGCGTGCAACGCTCCATCCAGCGCGCGCTGGACGAGGCACGCGCAGCCACGGAAGCCGAGCGCCAAGCCAAGGAAGCCGCCCTCCAAGACAAGGAAGCCGCACTCGCCGAGGTCGCACGCCTCAAGGCGCTCCTGCAGCAGCAGACCGACCGCTGA
- a CDS encoding ISNCY family transposase: MQKEHGENNASSLFGVHQIPSTQQIGNLLDPVSADHLAPVFFELIEALHRHGALASHRGVDARLLIALDGTQYHCSESIHCEHCSTRTLSNGKTQNYHVAVTPVIVAPGQAQVFTLPPAFVRPQDGQAKQDCELNAATRWLLQWGARIAPWRTTMLGDDLYCHQPFCEQVLALGCAFLFVCLPPSHTLLYEWVADFERIGAVPTLVNTCWTGKQRLTETYRWLNDLPLRDGDDALKVGWCELTTTDAAGNVLYRNAWASSVPVTRENVVELVADGRSRWKIENENNNTLKTKGYNFEHNYSHGKQHLSSLLASLMLLAFLTHSVLDLLDQRYRAIRRNLPSRRTFFEHLRALTLYMPFTSWDHLFDFMLEALQPARPPPKRRSPGQRRQI; the protein is encoded by the coding sequence ATGCAGAAAGAGCACGGGGAGAACAACGCCAGCTCGCTGTTCGGCGTGCATCAGATCCCGAGCACGCAGCAGATCGGCAATCTGCTCGACCCGGTCTCGGCGGATCATCTCGCGCCGGTGTTCTTCGAACTCATCGAGGCGCTGCATCGGCACGGCGCCTTGGCATCGCACCGCGGCGTCGACGCACGCCTGCTGATTGCGCTCGACGGGACTCAGTACCACTGTTCCGAGTCGATCCACTGCGAGCACTGCTCGACGCGCACGCTGAGTAACGGCAAGACTCAGAATTACCATGTTGCCGTCACACCGGTGATCGTCGCCCCGGGGCAAGCGCAGGTCTTTACCTTGCCACCGGCATTCGTGCGCCCGCAAGACGGGCAGGCCAAGCAGGACTGCGAGCTCAATGCTGCAACGCGGTGGCTGCTGCAGTGGGGTGCGCGTATCGCGCCGTGGCGCACCACAATGCTGGGCGACGATCTGTACTGTCATCAGCCGTTCTGCGAGCAGGTGCTCGCGCTGGGCTGTGCGTTTTTGTTCGTCTGCCTGCCACCGTCGCACACGCTGCTGTATGAATGGGTTGCGGACTTCGAGCGCATCGGCGCGGTGCCGACCCTGGTGAACACATGCTGGACGGGCAAGCAGCGCCTCACCGAGACCTATCGCTGGCTCAATGATCTGCCGCTGCGCGACGGTGATGATGCCCTGAAGGTCGGTTGGTGCGAGCTGACGACCACCGATGCCGCGGGCAATGTGCTCTACCGCAACGCCTGGGCCAGCTCCGTGCCGGTCACCCGGGAGAACGTCGTCGAACTCGTCGCCGACGGGCGCAGCCGCTGGAAGATCGAGAACGAGAACAACAATACCCTCAAGACCAAGGGCTACAACTTCGAGCACAACTACAGCCACGGCAAACAGCACCTGTCCTCGCTGCTGGCAAGCCTGATGCTGCTGGCCTTCCTCACCCACAGCGTGCTCGATCTGCTCGACCAACGCTATCGCGCAATCCGCCGGAACCTGCCCTCGCGGCGCACCTTCTTCGAACATCTGCGCGCGCTCACCTTGTACATGCCCTTTACCTCCTGGGATCACCTCTTCGACTTCATGCTGGAGGCCCTGCAGCCCGCGAGGCCGCCGCCCAAGCGTCGATCGCCCGGACAACGGCGGCAAATTTAG
- the istB gene encoding IS21-like element helper ATPase IstB codes for MLLHPTLETLAQLRLDGMLKALQEQLEMPEIQTLSFEERLGLLLDRELSTRENRRLKTRLKQAKLREPAAIEDLDYRTHRGLDKALMSRLATGQWIGEHLNVILTGPTGVGKTWIACALAHKACRDGFTVRYLRLPRLLQDLAMARAEGRYTKLLAELARTELLVLDDWGLAPLNDEQRRDLLEILDDRFKTRATLVTSQLPVALWHDYLGDPTLADAILDRLVHCAYKINLTGDSMRKHSTGLTDDPALA; via the coding sequence ATGTTGCTTCACCCCACCCTGGAGACCCTCGCGCAACTGCGCCTCGACGGCATGCTCAAGGCTCTGCAGGAACAACTCGAGATGCCGGAGATTCAAACCCTGAGCTTCGAGGAGCGCCTCGGCCTGCTGCTCGATCGCGAGCTGAGCACGCGCGAGAATCGACGCCTCAAGACCCGGCTGAAACAGGCCAAGCTGCGTGAGCCGGCCGCCATCGAAGATCTCGACTACCGCACGCACCGCGGCCTGGACAAAGCCCTGATGAGCCGCCTGGCGACCGGTCAGTGGATCGGCGAGCACCTCAACGTCATCCTCACCGGGCCGACCGGCGTCGGAAAAACGTGGATCGCGTGCGCACTGGCCCACAAGGCCTGCCGCGACGGCTTCACCGTGCGCTATCTGCGCCTGCCCCGGCTGCTGCAGGATCTGGCGATGGCCCGCGCCGAGGGCCGCTACACCAAGCTGCTCGCCGAACTGGCGCGCACTGAGCTGCTGGTCCTGGATGACTGGGGATTGGCCCCTTTGAACGACGAGCAGCGGCGCGATCTGCTCGAAATCCTCGACGACCGCTTCAAGACGCGCGCCACCCTGGTCACCAGCCAACTCCCGGTCGCCCTTTGGCATGACTACCTCGGCGATCCGACCCTCGCCGACGCCATCCTCGATCGCCTCGTGCACTGCGCCTACAAGATCAATTTGACCGGAGACTCGATGCGCAAACACTCCACCGGGTTGACAGACGATCCCGCCCTCGCGTAA
- the istA gene encoding IS21 family transposase, with product MPRQRLSMRKVEEVLRLKWGSGRSVREIARALGIGRTTVSEYLDRAEAAGLSWPLPEGLSAGELERRLFKPGGRPAERGLVEPDFDVVHRELRRKGVTLFLLWQEYRERHPEGYSYSQFCARYSVWKGRVDVVMRQTHRAGEKLFVDYAGQTAAVIDPDSGEIRTAQIFVAVLGASNYTYAEATWTQTLPDWIGAQVRALNFLGGCPDIIVPDNLKSAVSKAHRYEPDLNPTYQDFAAHYGLAVIPARVRKPRDKAKAEGGVLLVERWILARLRHQEFFSLAELNGVIATHLQALNTRPFKKLDGSRLSQFEAIDRPALRALPATPYEYAEWRKARVAPNIHIEVDGHHYSVPHALVKRQVDVRMTTTTVEVMHQGQRVASHVRSARRGGYTTVTDHMPERHQRALEWTPERLQRWAHTIGPATAAVTTQLLGARRHPQQAFNACFGVLRLSTAYSEARLEAACARALTLGTVSYKSLATILEKGLDQRPLPTPDQQSLPLDHANLRGADYYH from the coding sequence ATGCCAAGACAGAGGTTATCCATGCGAAAAGTCGAAGAGGTGTTGCGGTTGAAATGGGGTTCCGGGCGGTCGGTGCGGGAGATCGCCCGTGCGCTCGGTATCGGGCGAACAACGGTGTCGGAGTACTTGGATCGGGCCGAGGCGGCAGGGCTGTCCTGGCCGTTGCCCGAGGGTCTGAGTGCGGGCGAGTTGGAGCGGCGGCTGTTCAAGCCGGGCGGGCGCCCCGCCGAGCGCGGGCTGGTCGAGCCCGACTTCGATGTCGTTCACCGGGAGCTGCGGCGCAAAGGCGTCACGCTGTTCCTGCTCTGGCAGGAGTACCGCGAGCGCCATCCCGAGGGCTATTCCTACAGCCAATTCTGCGCCCGCTACAGCGTCTGGAAGGGTCGGGTGGATGTGGTCATGCGCCAAACCCATCGGGCCGGGGAGAAGCTCTTCGTCGACTACGCCGGGCAGACGGCGGCGGTGATCGACCCCGACAGCGGGGAGATCCGCACCGCGCAGATCTTCGTGGCGGTGCTCGGGGCCTCCAACTACACCTATGCCGAGGCGACCTGGACGCAGACGCTCCCCGACTGGATCGGCGCGCAGGTGCGCGCGCTGAACTTTCTCGGCGGTTGCCCGGACATCATCGTTCCCGACAATCTGAAAAGCGCCGTCAGCAAGGCCCACCGTTACGAGCCGGATCTGAATCCGACCTACCAGGATTTCGCCGCCCATTACGGGCTGGCGGTGATCCCGGCACGGGTGCGCAAACCTCGGGATAAGGCCAAGGCCGAGGGCGGCGTGCTGTTGGTCGAACGTTGGATCCTGGCGCGCCTGCGCCATCAGGAGTTCTTCTCCCTTGCCGAGCTCAACGGGGTCATTGCCACCCACCTGCAGGCGCTCAATACCCGTCCCTTCAAAAAGCTCGACGGCTCGCGCCTGAGCCAATTCGAGGCGATCGATCGCCCGGCCCTGCGCGCGCTGCCGGCAACTCCCTACGAGTACGCCGAATGGCGCAAGGCACGGGTGGCGCCGAACATTCACATCGAGGTCGACGGGCACCACTATTCGGTCCCGCACGCCCTGGTCAAGCGCCAGGTCGACGTGCGCATGACCACCACCACAGTGGAGGTCATGCACCAAGGCCAGCGGGTCGCCAGCCATGTCCGCAGCGCCCGTCGGGGCGGCTATACCACGGTGACCGACCACATGCCGGAGCGCCATCAACGCGCCCTGGAGTGGACCCCGGAACGCCTGCAGCGCTGGGCGCACACCATCGGCCCGGCCACCGCTGCCGTCACCACGCAACTGCTCGGCGCGCGGCGCCATCCACAACAGGCCTTCAATGCCTGTTTCGGGGTGCTGCGCCTGAGCACGGCCTACAGCGAGGCCCGCCTGGAGGCGGCCTGTGCACGCGCGCTCACCCTCGGCACCGTCAGCTACAAAAGCCTCGCCACGATCCTGGAGAAAGGGCTTGATCAGCGGCCCTTGCCGACCCCCGATCAGCAGAGTTTGCCGCTGGATCACGCCAATCTGCGCGGCGCCGACTACTACCACTAA